One window of Gammaproteobacteria bacterium genomic DNA carries:
- a CDS encoding type II secretion system F family protein, which yields MDYLLAILKTTIQDTDVVRIVFVLLVAAAVFGIGISVSMLAASATSPLRRRLNVGQSPAPASAANKLAKTIEPVSGFLLPTKEKELNAVRANLVHAGYRTQNAVSVFYALKALLALSLPFIVLLLAPFFPQLQTSVIIFITMSAAAAGVAGPNIYLRRQVRRRQRALRHGFPDALDLLVVCVEAGLGLSAAVQRVAAEICVSHPELGEDLLLVTCETRAGVDSVTALKNLAARTGLEDIRGLVTLLAQSMRFGTSIADTLRVYSEEFRDKRMQAAEEQAAKLGTKLIFPLVTCLFPAFFVVTIGPAILKVLAAVGRI from the coding sequence ATGGACTATCTACTTGCGATACTGAAAACGACAATACAGGACACCGACGTTGTCCGCATCGTATTCGTGCTGCTGGTTGCCGCGGCCGTGTTCGGAATCGGCATATCAGTTTCCATGCTGGCGGCAAGCGCCACCAGCCCATTGCGGCGGCGCCTCAACGTCGGACAGTCGCCGGCGCCGGCAAGCGCCGCCAACAAGCTGGCCAAGACTATCGAACCGGTCTCCGGCTTCTTGCTTCCAACCAAAGAAAAAGAACTGAACGCAGTTCGCGCCAACCTGGTGCATGCAGGCTATCGTACGCAAAACGCTGTTTCAGTTTTCTATGCCCTGAAGGCGTTGTTGGCACTGTCGCTGCCGTTCATTGTGTTGTTACTCGCGCCGTTTTTCCCGCAGCTGCAGACATCAGTCATCATATTTATCACGATGTCGGCTGCTGCTGCCGGCGTCGCCGGACCAAATATTTACCTGCGCCGACAGGTCAGGCGACGTCAGCGAGCGCTGCGTCATGGCTTTCCGGACGCGCTCGACCTGCTGGTCGTGTGTGTCGAGGCAGGGCTCGGCCTCAGCGCGGCGGTTCAGCGTGTCGCCGCAGAAATTTGCGTAAGTCACCCTGAGCTCGGCGAAGACCTCCTGCTGGTAACCTGCGAAACACGGGCGGGTGTCGATAGCGTCACCGCATTGAAGAACCTGGCTGCGCGCACCGGACTGGAAGACATACGCGGCCTGGTGACATTGCTGGCGCAAAGCATGCGCTTTGGCACCAGCATCGCCGACACTCTGCGGGTCTACTCCGAGGAGTTTCGTGACAAACGCATGCAGGCTGCCGAGGAGCAGGCAGCCAAGCTCGGCACCAAACTGATTTTTCCGCTGGTGACATGCCTGTTCCCGGCGTTTTTTGTCGTAACGATAGGCCCGGCGATACTGAAAGTACTCGCCGCCGTAGGAAGAATATGA
- a CDS encoding tetratricopeptide repeat protein, with protein sequence MMRYLPLMICAAVTGCATAPTTQPGDYSELYSGRPQTVFATEVPPDSAQAALRSGDAALAEGDIDRAMYHYIHSLELDDSGPDAFYRLGAIHTRRSNNSMALRALQYALERDPEHAAALEETGLIMLKQQRLEQARDYLQRAVTSAPDRARAHVGLGIVADLLGNHDLATSKFEVALTLQPQSADIFNNLGYSRYLAGDWDAAERHYREALRIDAKHAPAVRNLALVQVRRGNHDSALALLRQASTPAEASNDVGYLCMLDGRHECAERYLQQATALSPSYYALAHDNLARNRSRATRKDPAKAGQYIGGSTSIVKVPVVSSEPIPVPAENNAFTTPANDEDSLVRRYVLADVLNVRARSNETGIILDRLPRGRAVQILRREGDWAYVMYWNDDSSESLPHRGWVHESFLSEQLADA encoded by the coding sequence ATGATGCGTTACCTGCCATTGATGATTTGCGCGGCAGTCACGGGCTGCGCCACTGCCCCTACTACCCAGCCGGGCGACTATTCCGAGCTGTATTCCGGCCGGCCTCAAACGGTTTTTGCCACCGAAGTTCCGCCAGATTCGGCGCAGGCCGCGCTGCGTTCCGGCGACGCCGCTCTGGCTGAAGGCGATATCGACCGGGCGATGTATCACTATATTCACTCGCTCGAGCTCGATGACAGCGGTCCAGACGCCTTCTATCGTCTCGGGGCAATACACACCCGGCGCAGCAACAACAGCATGGCATTACGTGCGCTCCAATATGCCCTCGAACGCGATCCGGAGCACGCGGCCGCCCTGGAAGAAACGGGCCTGATCATGCTGAAACAACAGCGTCTTGAACAGGCCCGGGACTATCTGCAGCGAGCTGTTACTTCGGCCCCCGATCGCGCTCGGGCACACGTCGGCCTCGGCATCGTTGCTGATCTGCTGGGCAACCACGACCTGGCAACCAGTAAATTTGAAGTTGCGCTGACCCTGCAACCGCAGTCGGCAGATATTTTCAACAACCTCGGTTATTCGCGCTACCTGGCCGGCGACTGGGACGCCGCCGAACGCCACTACCGCGAGGCGCTGAGGATCGATGCGAAGCATGCCCCTGCCGTGCGAAATCTTGCCCTGGTTCAGGTGCGCCGCGGCAATCATGATAGTGCGCTGGCGTTATTACGCCAGGCATCGACGCCGGCCGAGGCCAGCAATGACGTTGGCTATCTGTGCATGCTCGACGGCCGTCACGAGTGCGCGGAACGCTATCTCCAGCAGGCCACCGCGCTGTCTCCATCGTACTATGCCCTGGCACACGACAACCTGGCCCGAAACCGGTCACGCGCAACCCGTAAAGACCCGGCAAAAGCAGGCCAATATATTGGCGGATCCACCAGCATAGTTAAGGTGCCGGTCGTCAGTTCTGAACCCATTCCTGTGCCAGCAGAGAATAATGCGTTCACAACCCCGGCAAATGACGAGGACTCGCTGGTTAGACGATACGTGCTGGCTGACGTGCTGAATGTACGCGCCCGGTCAAACGAAACAGGCATAATCCTCGACCGGCTTCCGCGCGGGCGCGCGGTGCAGATCCTGCGTCGCGAGGGCGACTGGGCCTACGTGATGTACTGGAACGATGACAGCAGCGAGTCTCTGCCCCACCGCGGCTGGGTGCATGAATCGTTCCTGTCGGAGCAACTGGCCGACGCCTGA
- the dusA gene encoding tRNA dihydrouridine(20/20a) synthase DusA: MIAVAVPGRARLDRRLCVAPMMEWTDRHCRYLLRLIAPGALLYTEMVVAAAIEHGDVDRLLAFDPRERPLALQLGGSCPQQLAMAAAVGEKFGYDEINLNVGCPSGRVQAGRFGACLMREPQLVADCVTAMREAVSLPVTVKTRIGVDDDDSPEFLLQFAAAVTGAGCDALIVHARKALLEGLSPKENREVPPLNYPVVSWLQQQLDEAVPIIVNGGVRDAQQFGTMVQEFTGVMIGRAAYQSPMVLNKMQRMVDPVAAEITRQQVITAYLPYISAQLERGVRLHSMTRHMLGIYQGQPGARQWRRRLSQAAGSADASAAIVRAAMDSMPQAV; the protein is encoded by the coding sequence ATGATTGCGGTGGCTGTTCCAGGCCGGGCGCGACTCGACCGGCGCCTGTGTGTGGCGCCGATGATGGAGTGGACCGACCGCCACTGCCGCTACCTGCTGCGTCTCATCGCGCCTGGCGCCTTGCTGTATACCGAAATGGTGGTTGCCGCGGCAATCGAGCACGGCGATGTAGACAGGCTGCTGGCATTTGATCCGCGTGAACGCCCGCTGGCGCTGCAGCTGGGTGGCAGCTGCCCGCAGCAGCTGGCAATGGCAGCCGCCGTCGGCGAGAAATTCGGCTACGATGAAATAAACCTTAATGTCGGCTGTCCCAGTGGCAGGGTGCAAGCGGGCCGGTTTGGCGCGTGCCTGATGCGTGAGCCACAGCTTGTTGCGGATTGCGTCACTGCTATGCGCGAGGCTGTAAGTTTGCCGGTGACGGTCAAGACCCGTATTGGCGTTGATGACGACGACAGCCCGGAGTTTCTGCTGCAGTTTGCAGCGGCAGTCACGGGGGCCGGATGTGATGCGTTGATTGTCCATGCGCGCAAGGCCTTGCTTGAGGGACTAAGCCCGAAGGAAAATCGCGAAGTGCCGCCGCTCAACTATCCAGTGGTCAGTTGGTTACAGCAGCAGCTTGACGAGGCAGTTCCGATCATCGTCAATGGCGGTGTGCGTGACGCGCAGCAATTCGGCACGATGGTGCAGGAGTTCACCGGGGTAATGATTGGCCGGGCGGCCTACCAGTCGCCAATGGTGCTGAACAAAATGCAGCGCATGGTTGATCCGGTTGCTGCTGAAATTACACGCCAGCAGGTCATCACCGCCTATCTTCCTTATATTTCCGCGCAACTTGAAAGGGGCGTGCGCCTGCACAGCATGACCCGGCACATGCTGGGCATCTACCAGGGGCAGCCCGGTGCACGCCAGTGGCGGCGCCGACTGAGCCAGGCAGCGGGCTCGGCTGACGCATCTGCTGCAATAGTCCGGGCCGCAATGGACAGCATGCCGCAAGCTGTTTAA
- a CDS encoding carboxylate-amine ligase, whose translation MALKEPPFTVGIEEEYLLVDKQTRDLANDPPPDLMHECEEQLSSQVAPEFLRAQIEIGTRVCASIDEARSDLNRLRRTIVNVADKHGLAPIAASTHPFALWHEQKYTDKDRYRDLNRDMQASARRLLICGMHVHMGIDSDDMRVDLLDQLAYFLPHLLALSCSSPFWRGQNTGLQSYRLTVFDGLPRTRLPSYFTSYAEYQRHVQILIDAGIIQDASKIWWDLRPSSRYPTLEMRITDVCTRADDTITVAALTLCLARMLWRLRSRNLRWRGYKKMLIQENRWRAMRYGCDEGLIDFGKAAVIPYDELLEELLDMTREDAEYFQCVDAVNGARDIVRRGNSAKQQVAVYERAIAEGKNTETALADVVDHLIAETRYGL comes from the coding sequence ATGGCGTTAAAGGAACCGCCCTTTACAGTCGGAATCGAGGAGGAATATCTCCTTGTCGACAAACAAACGCGTGATCTGGCCAATGATCCGCCCCCGGACCTCATGCATGAGTGTGAGGAGCAGTTATCCAGCCAGGTCGCGCCGGAATTCCTGCGGGCGCAGATCGAGATAGGCACGAGGGTATGTGCCAGTATCGATGAGGCCCGCAGCGATCTGAACCGGCTGCGCCGTACCATAGTGAATGTGGCCGACAAGCACGGGCTGGCGCCAATCGCCGCCTCGACCCATCCGTTCGCCCTGTGGCACGAACAGAAATACACCGACAAAGATCGCTATCGCGACCTGAATCGTGACATGCAGGCCTCGGCCCGGCGCCTGCTGATCTGCGGAATGCACGTGCACATGGGTATCGACAGCGACGATATGCGGGTCGACCTGCTGGACCAGCTGGCGTATTTCCTGCCGCATCTGCTTGCCCTTAGCTGTTCCTCGCCGTTCTGGCGCGGACAAAATACCGGGTTGCAGTCGTATCGGCTGACGGTCTTCGACGGGCTGCCGCGAACACGGTTGCCAAGTTATTTCACCAGCTACGCCGAGTATCAGCGGCACGTTCAGATACTGATCGATGCCGGCATTATCCAGGATGCGTCCAAGATCTGGTGGGACCTGCGACCGAGCAGCCGTTATCCAACGCTGGAGATGCGTATCACCGATGTGTGCACGCGGGCCGACGACACAATTACCGTTGCAGCCCTGACCTTGTGCCTGGCGCGTATGCTCTGGCGCCTGCGCTCCCGCAACCTGCGCTGGCGGGGGTACAAGAAGATGCTGATACAGGAAAACCGCTGGCGTGCCATGCGTTATGGCTGTGACGAAGGGCTGATCGATTTCGGCAAGGCGGCCGTCATTCCCTACGACGAGCTACTTGAGGAACTACTCGATATGACGCGCGAAGATGCAGAGTATTTTCAGTGCGTTGATGCGGTCAATGGTGCGCGTGACATAGTCCGGCGGGGTAACAGCGCAAAACAGCAGGTGGCCGTTTATGAGCGCGCAATTGCTGAAGGAAAAAACACCGAGACCGCGTTAGCCGACGTGGTTGATCACCTGATCGCCGAAACACGCTACGGCCTGTGA
- a CDS encoding PAS domain S-box protein, with protein sequence MNEVLVRQLRKAAQKSSDGQPDLEELCVLISEHYEAIERERRLTDRALRLMSDELQDLNRRTLEQGEGRVRAIMENMADPLFSVNDAGVIEHCNPAAETLFGHSADDMVGRSLSILIPTVTQALPAEFLERLTDRTDRKDPVADLLARRADGKMFPIDATASETMLEERRLFMVSIRDITVRKNKENVLRESEERYRMLVEHAPEAIIVLDADTRMITDVNRHAVELFGFNRSELLGKAYQDLSPEHQPDGSQSELSALTFLARTMSGESPVFEWHCQAQDGSRFPAEISYVRFPSASQNLIRASIVNISERKEAEQRLRYSAEFERFLSDLCANLIEASLKGIDKSIIDAIERICEFREVERGSVYQFSTNSADRPDLVECTHEWGRKSEYAERLLLDTELPWLAANVRQVRVFHVADTATLPPEAWRERKRCQENDIGSLAVVPMLADSKLVGFLMFESSSAAGQWPQQVLDRLRLVGDIFVSQLQHGRAASDQQRLMSLLEATPDLVVMSDRSGAVSYLNSSGRRQLGLSADEDLSGMSLADLCCESDAQVVREQGLQKAVRDGAWQSTLQMQDANGEAFPVSQITIAHRQDNGAVDYFSTVARDITQQQAAAATLRSKEEQLRMALAAARMGTWVWYIESNKVVWSSRTAELFGVQPDEFSGTFEAYFSCVHPDDRELVEQTISRALAGGDEHYAVEHRIVRDDGAISWIEGKGKIHRDNNGRPLRMMGTVTDISARKDAERAIFQEKERAQVTLQSIGDAVITTDEHGLVEYLNPMAEQRLGCTAGSVAGRLVDDLLTLVSDDSGSVIENPVLQCLREGRTVEGKSGTVLRSGNGEEFAIQFSAAPIRSREGIVIGSVMVFHDVSQERSLYQRMSYQAAHDALTGLINRRELENRLTEAVQGVWQDEKLEHCLLYFDLDQFKVVNDTCGHSAGDELLKRVTALLQEQIRSTDCLARLGGDEFCLLLIDCPLQRAERIAEKIRSSVNDFRFIWHDRTFGVSASIGVVQIDARSESISSVLSAADVACYAAKDAGRNRVSIYRAEAAPSQHKQMQWVSRITQACEDDRLTLFYHPIIPLDETDSKQHFELLLRMRDPYGKLVPPNSFIPAAERYNLMSVIDRWVVRHALANLVQRNKLPDGKAYTLSINLSGSSLSDPYFLSALRTELESHHYEKGAICFEITETAAISNLDEVVHFMHEIRKLGCEFSLDDFGSGLSSFAYLKDLPVDYLKIDRHFVKNIAHDVVDHSMVAAINQVGHVMGLKTIAEGIETNEVLAKVRAAGVNYAQGFLFAMPEEATGREVFAPQETATIIEFNKAEAV encoded by the coding sequence GTGAACGAAGTTCTTGTCCGGCAGCTGCGCAAAGCGGCGCAAAAGAGCAGCGACGGGCAACCTGATCTGGAAGAACTGTGTGTGCTCATATCCGAGCACTACGAGGCGATCGAGCGTGAACGCCGTCTGACCGACCGCGCGCTGCGGCTGATGTCCGACGAGCTGCAAGACCTGAACCGGCGCACGCTGGAGCAGGGCGAGGGCCGGGTCCGCGCGATCATGGAAAACATGGCCGACCCGCTGTTCTCCGTAAATGACGCTGGTGTGATTGAACATTGCAATCCAGCCGCCGAGACACTGTTCGGTCACTCAGCGGACGATATGGTCGGGCGAAGCCTCTCGATACTGATACCGACTGTCACACAGGCACTGCCGGCAGAATTTCTTGAACGGCTGACCGATCGTACCGACCGCAAGGATCCCGTCGCCGATCTGCTGGCCCGTCGTGCTGACGGCAAGATGTTCCCGATCGATGCGACGGCCAGCGAAACCATGCTGGAAGAGCGGCGGCTGTTCATGGTGAGTATCCGTGATATCACTGTGCGCAAGAACAAGGAAAACGTGCTGCGCGAGAGCGAAGAACGATACCGCATGCTGGTCGAGCACGCGCCCGAGGCAATTATCGTGCTCGACGCCGACACCCGGATGATTACGGACGTGAATCGCCACGCTGTCGAGCTGTTCGGGTTCAATCGGTCCGAATTGCTTGGGAAGGCCTACCAGGACCTCAGCCCGGAACATCAGCCCGACGGCAGCCAGTCTGAGCTCTCGGCGCTTACTTTCCTGGCCCGAACGATGTCAGGTGAGAGCCCGGTTTTTGAATGGCACTGCCAGGCGCAGGATGGCAGCCGCTTTCCCGCCGAAATAAGCTACGTGCGTTTTCCGTCGGCATCACAAAACCTGATCCGTGCCAGCATAGTAAACATCAGTGAGCGGAAGGAAGCAGAACAGCGCCTGCGCTACAGCGCGGAGTTTGAACGATTTCTCAGTGATCTGTGCGCTAACCTGATCGAGGCCAGTCTCAAGGGCATCGACAAGTCCATCATTGATGCAATTGAACGCATCTGCGAGTTCCGCGAAGTAGAGCGCGGCAGTGTGTACCAGTTCTCTACCAACTCGGCCGATCGCCCTGACCTGGTTGAATGTACCCACGAGTGGGGCCGTAAGTCCGAGTACGCAGAGCGTCTGCTGCTTGATACCGAGCTGCCCTGGCTTGCTGCAAATGTGCGCCAGGTGCGGGTGTTTCACGTTGCTGACACTGCAACTTTGCCGCCCGAGGCCTGGCGCGAGCGCAAGCGCTGCCAGGAAAACGATATTGGTTCTCTTGCAGTAGTGCCAATGCTGGCTGACAGCAAGCTGGTTGGCTTCCTGATGTTCGAATCCTCATCCGCCGCAGGCCAGTGGCCGCAGCAGGTGCTGGACCGGCTACGTCTTGTTGGCGACATATTCGTATCTCAGCTGCAGCACGGGCGCGCCGCGAGCGATCAGCAGCGGCTGATGTCCTTGCTGGAGGCAACGCCGGATCTGGTCGTGATGAGCGATCGTTCCGGAGCGGTCAGCTATCTGAACAGCAGCGGTCGCCGCCAGCTCGGGCTGAGTGCTGACGAAGATCTGTCCGGCATGAGCCTCGCTGATTTGTGTTGTGAATCAGACGCGCAGGTCGTGCGTGAACAGGGATTGCAAAAAGCAGTCCGGGACGGAGCCTGGCAGAGCACTCTGCAAATGCAGGATGCAAACGGAGAGGCTTTTCCCGTTTCGCAAATCACCATTGCCCACCGCCAGGACAACGGCGCGGTGGACTACTTTTCCACGGTCGCCCGAGATATCACCCAACAACAGGCGGCAGCTGCAACCCTGCGCAGCAAGGAAGAGCAACTGCGCATGGCCCTGGCTGCAGCGCGTATGGGTACCTGGGTCTGGTACATAGAATCGAACAAAGTAGTCTGGTCCAGCCGGACCGCAGAATTATTCGGGGTGCAGCCGGATGAGTTCTCCGGAACCTTCGAAGCATATTTTTCGTGCGTTCACCCGGATGACCGTGAGTTAGTCGAACAGACTATTTCGCGGGCGCTGGCCGGCGGCGATGAGCACTACGCTGTCGAGCACCGTATCGTGCGGGACGATGGCGCGATCAGCTGGATCGAGGGCAAGGGCAAGATCCATCGTGACAACAACGGACGGCCGCTGCGGATGATGGGGACAGTGACCGATATCTCTGCACGCAAAGATGCTGAAAGGGCCATATTCCAGGAAAAGGAGCGGGCACAGGTCACGCTGCAGTCAATCGGCGATGCGGTAATTACGACCGATGAGCACGGGCTGGTGGAGTATCTCAATCCGATGGCAGAGCAGCGACTCGGCTGCACGGCAGGCTCGGTCGCAGGACGACTTGTCGACGACCTCCTCACGCTGGTGAGTGATGACAGCGGCAGCGTGATTGAAAATCCCGTGCTGCAATGCCTGCGCGAGGGGCGCACTGTCGAGGGCAAGAGCGGTACCGTGTTACGCAGCGGAAATGGAGAGGAGTTCGCCATACAGTTTTCCGCGGCACCAATCCGTAGTCGTGAAGGCATCGTCATCGGCTCGGTCATGGTTTTTCACGACGTGAGCCAGGAGCGCAGCCTGTACCAGCGCATGTCGTACCAGGCCGCTCACGATGCTCTGACCGGTTTGATCAACAGGCGCGAGCTGGAGAACCGCCTGACCGAAGCGGTTCAGGGAGTATGGCAGGATGAAAAACTCGAGCATTGCCTGCTGTATTTTGACCTTGATCAGTTCAAGGTCGTCAATGACACCTGCGGTCATTCAGCCGGCGACGAGCTGCTCAAGCGGGTAACTGCGTTGCTGCAGGAACAGATTCGCTCGACTGACTGTCTCGCACGTCTCGGGGGCGACGAGTTTTGCCTGTTGCTGATAGATTGCCCCCTGCAGCGCGCCGAACGAATTGCTGAAAAAATCAGGTCCAGCGTTAATGATTTTCGCTTCATCTGGCACGACCGGACCTTCGGAGTCAGCGCCAGTATTGGTGTTGTGCAGATCGATGCGCGCAGCGAGAGTATTTCGAGCGTCCTCAGCGCCGCGGACGTCGCATGTTACGCCGCAAAGGATGCGGGGCGAAATCGCGTCAGTATTTATCGGGCGGAGGCGGCGCCGTCGCAGCACAAACAGATGCAATGGGTGTCGCGTATAACCCAGGCTTGCGAGGATGACCGGCTGACCCTGTTCTATCATCCGATCATCCCGCTGGATGAGACTGACAGCAAGCAACACTTCGAGCTGTTGCTGCGGATGCGTGACCCGTATGGCAAGCTGGTGCCGCCCAATTCGTTTATCCCGGCGGCCGAGCGTTACAACCTGATGTCGGTTATTGATCGCTGGGTGGTCAGGCACGCACTGGCAAACCTGGTCCAGCGTAACAAGCTGCCTGATGGCAAAGCCTACACGCTGTCAATCAATCTTTCGGGCTCGTCACTTAGCGATCCGTATTTCCTGTCCGCCCTGCGGACTGAACTCGAGTCACATCATTACGAAAAGGGAGCCATCTGTTTCGAAATAACGGAAACAGCAGCTATCTCAAACCTGGATGAGGTAGTGCACTTCATGCACGAGATCCGCAAGCTCGGATGCGAATTTTCGCTGGACGATTTCGGCAGCGGTCTGTCATCTTTTGCATATCTCAAGGATCTGCCGGTTGACTATCTGAAGATTGACCGTCATTTCGTCAAGAATATTGCCCACGACGTTGTTGATCACAGCATGGTTGCTGCGATCAACCAGGTTGGTCATGTAATGGGACTGAAGACCATTGCCGAGGGTATCGAGACAAACGAGGTGTTGGCCAAGGTCCGCGCTGCCGGCGTCAATTACGCGCAGGGCTTCCTGTTTGCGATGCCTGAAGAGGCGACCGGGCGCGAGGTATTCGCGCCGCAGGAGACGGCAACAATTATCGAGTTCAACAAGGCCGAGGCCGTCTAG
- the galE gene encoding UDP-glucose 4-epimerase GalE: MPKTILVTGGAGYIGSHVVRQLGEAGHDVVVLDNLYSGFSSAVLHGTFVEGDCGDSALLDQLFERHRFDAVMHFAAHTVVPESVADPLKYYGNNTCKTRNLLEVCARQRLKHFVFSSTAAVYGIPDTDELIAEGTATAPINPYGQSKLMSELMLRDLAAATDLRHVTLRYFNVAGSDPGGRIGQSTAKATLLTKVACEAATGKRDRVAIFGTDYPTPDGTGVRDYIHVEDLASAHLLALDYLRSGGESTTLNCGYGHGYSVREVLSAVEAAAGSPLNIITEGRRAGDPPMLVADAARIRKLFGWQPAYDDLATIVSTSLAWERKLAGQQ; encoded by the coding sequence ATGCCGAAGACAATACTGGTCACCGGAGGTGCCGGGTACATAGGCAGTCACGTCGTGCGTCAGCTCGGAGAGGCCGGCCACGATGTAGTGGTCCTGGATAACCTCTACAGCGGTTTTTCCTCCGCCGTCCTGCATGGAACATTCGTCGAGGGCGACTGCGGCGACAGCGCCCTGCTGGATCAGTTGTTCGAGCGCCATAGATTCGATGCCGTAATGCACTTTGCTGCGCATACAGTGGTACCGGAGTCAGTCGCCGACCCGCTGAAGTACTACGGCAACAACACCTGCAAGACCCGAAATCTGCTGGAGGTATGCGCCAGGCAGAGGCTGAAGCACTTTGTATTTTCCTCCACAGCAGCGGTTTACGGCATTCCGGATACTGACGAGCTGATTGCTGAGGGAACCGCTACTGCACCGATAAATCCTTATGGCCAGTCCAAGCTGATGAGCGAACTGATGCTGCGTGATCTGGCCGCGGCGACAGATTTGCGGCACGTCACCCTGCGCTATTTCAATGTTGCCGGGTCCGACCCCGGCGGGCGCATCGGCCAGTCAACGGCCAAAGCCACCCTGCTTACCAAGGTCGCCTGTGAGGCGGCAACCGGAAAGCGCGACCGTGTCGCTATTTTTGGTACCGACTACCCGACTCCTGATGGCACAGGAGTACGTGACTATATACACGTGGAAGACCTCGCCTCAGCGCACCTGCTGGCGCTGGACTACCTGCGCAGCGGCGGCGAATCGACCACACTGAACTGCGGCTACGGGCATGGCTACAGCGTGCGGGAAGTCCTGTCTGCCGTAGAGGCAGCAGCGGGAAGCCCGCTGAACATCATCACGGAGGGTCGTCGCGCCGGTGATCCACCAATGCTGGTAGCCGACGCGGCACGCATCAGGAAGCTGTTTGGCTGGCAACCTGCCTATGACGACCTGGCAACTATTGTCAGCACTTCGCTTGCGTGGGAACGCAAGCTGGCCGGACAACAGTAA
- a CDS encoding pyridoxal-dependent decarboxylase, exosortase A system-associated — MTEILCGTHAPITGFEVRDGELCVGGESLSHWTGKLGQTPYYLYDSALIRQRVEQLRSAIPQVHIHYAVKANPLKQLVSFIAPLVDGLDVASAGELGLVMNCNVAADRVSFAGPGKRDSELELALRAGITVNIESPRELDVLQRLGASQDLRPRVAIRVNPPFQLRASGMRMGGGAQQFGIDSEQVPALLRQIDPDAVDFVGFHIFTGSQNLDTAAICEGQRSTCELAIELSRHAPGPVRKLNIGGGFGIPYFPNDKPIDLQAISNNLAALLPGVETAMPGVQVVLELGRYLVGEAGVYICRVIDRKVSRGKTFLVTDGGLHHHLAASGNFGQILRKNYPVVVANRMGSAKTEKASVVGPLCTPLDLLANDMDLAVAEPGDLVAIFHSGAYGASASPQAFLGHPPVAELLV, encoded by the coding sequence ATGACTGAAATTCTCTGTGGCACACATGCACCAATCACGGGTTTCGAGGTTCGTGACGGCGAACTGTGTGTTGGCGGTGAGTCCCTTTCACACTGGACCGGGAAGCTCGGCCAGACACCCTACTACCTTTATGACAGCGCGCTGATCCGGCAACGCGTCGAGCAGCTGCGTTCTGCAATACCGCAGGTACATATCCATTATGCCGTGAAGGCCAATCCGCTAAAGCAACTCGTGTCATTTATTGCCCCACTGGTTGACGGGCTGGACGTGGCCTCCGCCGGTGAGCTGGGGCTGGTCATGAACTGCAACGTGGCGGCAGACCGCGTCAGCTTTGCCGGCCCTGGCAAGCGTGACAGCGAGCTGGAGCTTGCCCTGCGCGCCGGTATCACAGTCAACATCGAATCGCCGCGAGAGCTGGACGTGCTGCAGCGCCTTGGCGCCAGCCAGGACCTGCGGCCGCGGGTGGCAATCCGCGTGAACCCTCCATTCCAGCTGCGCGCATCCGGAATGCGAATGGGCGGTGGTGCCCAGCAGTTCGGCATCGATTCCGAACAGGTCCCGGCGCTGTTGCGCCAGATCGATCCTGATGCCGTCGACTTTGTCGGCTTCCATATTTTCACCGGGTCACAGAATCTCGATACCGCAGCTATCTGCGAGGGCCAGCGCAGCACCTGCGAACTGGCCATCGAGCTTTCCCGGCACGCGCCCGGACCGGTGCGGAAACTCAACATTGGCGGCGGCTTTGGCATCCCGTATTTTCCCAATGACAAGCCGATCGACCTGCAAGCAATCAGCAACAACCTGGCGGCACTACTGCCCGGGGTCGAAACAGCCATGCCGGGGGTCCAGGTCGTCCTCGAGCTGGGACGCTACCTGGTCGGTGAGGCGGGCGTATACATTTGCCGCGTAATTGACCGCAAGGTCTCGCGTGGCAAGACGTTCCTTGTTACTGATGGCGGATTACACCACCACCTGGCCGCAAGCGGTAATTTTGGCCAGATCTTGCGCAAGAACTACCCGGTCGTTGTCGCAAACCGGATGGGATCAGCAAAAACCGAGAAAGCTTCCGTCGTCGGACCGTTGTGCACGCCGCTGGACCTGCTGGCAAACGACATGGACCTGGCAGTCGCCGAACCTGGCGACCTGGTCGCTATATTTCATTCCGGCGCCTACGGCGCCAGCGCCAGCCCGCAGGCATTTCTCGGGCACCCACCGGTAGCGGAACTACTGGTCTGA